A single Ignavibacteriales bacterium DNA region contains:
- a CDS encoding RecQ family ATP-dependent DNA helicase, translating into MDLRKLLEQHFSYPDFRPGQKEIVESVIKGENVLAILPTGAGKSLCFQLPALIAPGFSIVISPLIALMKDQVDTLNKNELRAGYINSSISMDEIETVFSRIRAGKIKILYVSPERLAVASFADRIKEMKPHYCFVDEAHCISEWGHNFRPEYRRIKKFNEYTGVTKVSAFTATATPEVASDIIKQLGMKGAKLHVRGFERENLALHVIRTKRKKEKVLELLTMNETPAIIYAASRKQTEELYEYLTLNKITCSFYHAGLHAEQRKAIQENFLQGRTKIIIATNAFGMGIDKADIRMVIHYSIPGSPENYYQEIGRAGRDGKESNAFLLFDNKDIRIQELFIKSAFPSREQVERIYDAVCDYAGYRIGQKDDKPVEINYDYIKRAAGTTLTRSLIDSALKILEETGYIHFTSYAHVKTAFRFIISPSDLKEFLKKNINAPYSDTVIKILQDYGGAPFNGKSRIDLVKLAKDLETEERLIDAQLSELDALSIIDYDRPFLKESIVFTYPRINPNRLIIETRSNDQAYLLSKKKLEKMTAFAFTNDCRFKFLLEYFGENVPGYSCKKCDICKSGPLLTDDTLEYIQELILKFVYSEDKGISTVNLIAVLTGKSTSKKYAEKKEFLGALHSYTKNELLSVADNLATFGLLKSSGKSNDRLYITNKGIQYLTARGVIQTTEYPKEQYEESLELFNLLRSVRNEIAAKFSQPPFILCADEILKEIVNRRPETRSELLQIKGVNERMFTKAGEQFLDVIVKFKKGERTIPDNLKAETLPQNIIETHRLLLEGYTLKGIAEVRKLQEAVISMQIESIIDFEPSLSIDALIPGENKVFIEEAIKAGNFNLQEIKKKVPAYITFPEIRIVLAKHHAQNKRYQI; encoded by the coding sequence ATGGACCTCCGCAAACTTCTCGAACAACACTTCAGCTACCCTGACTTCCGGCCGGGGCAGAAGGAGATTGTTGAATCGGTAATCAAGGGGGAAAACGTTCTTGCCATACTCCCGACCGGTGCGGGTAAATCACTTTGTTTTCAGCTGCCCGCTCTGATCGCACCCGGATTTTCCATTGTCATCTCCCCCCTGATTGCTCTTATGAAAGATCAGGTGGATACGCTTAATAAAAATGAACTGCGCGCAGGATATATCAACAGTTCCATCAGTATGGATGAGATTGAAACAGTCTTCAGCAGAATACGTGCCGGTAAAATCAAAATCCTCTATGTCTCCCCCGAACGGCTGGCTGTTGCATCATTTGCTGACCGGATCAAAGAGATGAAGCCCCACTACTGCTTTGTGGATGAGGCACACTGTATATCAGAATGGGGACATAACTTCCGCCCGGAATACCGCCGCATAAAAAAGTTTAACGAATATACCGGAGTAACAAAAGTCTCTGCCTTCACTGCAACGGCCACACCCGAAGTAGCTTCCGATATCATAAAGCAGCTCGGGATGAAGGGAGCAAAACTACATGTTCGCGGTTTTGAGCGCGAAAATCTTGCCCTGCATGTTATCCGCACCAAGCGCAAAAAGGAAAAAGTTCTTGAACTGCTTACGATGAATGAAACTCCCGCGATCATCTACGCGGCATCCCGTAAGCAGACCGAAGAACTTTATGAATATCTTACATTAAATAAGATCACCTGTTCCTTCTACCACGCCGGACTTCATGCAGAGCAGAGGAAGGCAATTCAGGAAAACTTTCTGCAGGGGAGGACAAAGATTATCATAGCCACCAATGCATTCGGAATGGGCATTGATAAAGCTGATATCAGGATGGTGATTCACTACAGCATACCCGGCTCACCGGAAAATTATTATCAGGAGATTGGAAGAGCCGGACGGGACGGAAAAGAATCAAACGCCTTTCTGTTGTTTGACAACAAGGATATACGGATACAGGAATTGTTCATTAAAAGTGCATTCCCCTCCCGTGAACAGGTGGAAAGAATCTACGATGCTGTGTGTGATTATGCCGGCTATCGCATCGGTCAGAAAGACGATAAACCGGTTGAGATCAACTATGATTATATCAAGAGGGCTGCCGGAACCACTCTCACCAGATCACTCATTGACTCAGCGCTCAAAATCCTTGAAGAGACCGGCTATATTCATTTTACTTCTTATGCTCATGTAAAGACTGCATTCCGTTTTATTATCAGTCCCTCAGACCTAAAGGAGTTTCTCAAGAAGAATATCAACGCGCCATACTCTGACACAGTTATTAAAATCCTGCAGGACTACGGCGGAGCACCATTCAACGGAAAATCCCGTATTGATCTTGTAAAACTTGCCAAAGACCTTGAAACTGAAGAACGGCTGATTGACGCACAGCTTTCTGAACTCGATGCACTCAGCATTATTGACTATGACCGTCCGTTCCTCAAAGAAAGCATTGTGTTTACCTATCCGAGGATTAATCCTAACCGGCTGATTATTGAAACTCGGTCTAACGATCAGGCATATCTTCTTTCAAAGAAGAAACTCGAGAAAATGACCGCTTTTGCCTTTACCAACGACTGCCGGTTTAAGTTCCTGCTGGAGTATTTCGGGGAAAACGTGCCGGGCTACTCCTGCAAAAAGTGCGATATCTGCAAGTCAGGTCCCCTGCTTACTGATGATACGCTGGAGTATATACAGGAACTTATTCTGAAGTTTGTCTACTCTGAAGACAAGGGAATAAGCACCGTAAATCTGATCGCGGTTCTCACAGGAAAAAGCACATCAAAAAAATATGCTGAGAAGAAGGAGTTCCTCGGCGCGCTGCACTCATACACAAAGAATGAACTCCTCAGCGTGGCAGATAATCTGGCTACCTTCGGACTCCTTAAATCGTCCGGAAAATCCAATGACCGGCTTTATATAACCAATAAAGGCATACAATATCTCACTGCTCGCGGAGTAATCCAGACAACCGAATATCCCAAAGAGCAGTACGAAGAAAGTCTTGAACTCTTCAACCTGCTCAGGAGCGTGCGCAATGAAATAGCAGCCAAATTCAGCCAGCCGCCGTTTATCCTCTGTGCGGATGAAATCCTGAAGGAGATTGTGAACCGCAGACCGGAAACACGCTCAGAACTGCTTCAGATAAAGGGTGTTAACGAGCGGATGTTCACCAAAGCCGGGGAGCAGTTTCTTGATGTGATCGTCAAATTTAAAAAGGGAGAGAGAACAATACCTGATAATCTGAAGGCGGAAACACTGCCGCAAAACATTATCGAAACACACCGGCTGCTGCTTGAAGGATATACCTTGAAAGGAATAGCGGAAGTGAGAAAACTTCAGGAAGCTGTGATTTCCATGCAGATTGAATCAATTATAGATTTTGAACCCTCCCTGTCAATTGACGCACTCATTCCGGGTGAAAATAAGGTATTCATTGAGGAAGCGATTAAGGCCGGTAATTTTAATCTGCAGGAAATAAAGAAAAAAGTCCCCGCGTATATAACATTCCCCGAAATCAGAATAGTCTTAGCAAAACATCACGCACAGAATAAACGATATCAAATATGA
- a CDS encoding DUF4296 domain-containing protein, with the protein MRIFSAALLCASAVFLLAGCSNEKPLDQEKFIEVYYDILVLQESRGMEFNAMQQIREEVYKKHGITHGQYEATLKYLSEDTKRWEQFFDEMIAYVRVKEKAAMGSNSTKTE; encoded by the coding sequence ATGAGAATTTTCAGCGCAGCCCTGCTATGCGCATCAGCGGTTTTTCTTCTGGCCGGATGCTCAAACGAGAAGCCGCTTGACCAGGAGAAATTCATTGAAGTCTATTATGATATTTTAGTCCTTCAGGAAAGCCGGGGGATGGAATTCAACGCTATGCAGCAGATACGTGAAGAGGTATATAAAAAACACGGTATCACGCACGGACAGTATGAGGCAACTTTAAAGTACCTTTCGGAAGATACCAAACGGTGGGAACAGTTTTTTGATGAAATGATTGCTTATGTCAGAGTGAAGGAAAAAGCGGCTATGGGAAGCAATTCTACTAAAACGGAATAG
- a CDS encoding rhomboid family intramembrane serine protease, translating into MGWSYFPPVIKNLLIINGVIYLLQNLAGSVVMDGMRGSDVLLKYFALMSPDSGYFQIWQFITYQFMHGSFSHLFFNLFSLWMFGAELENMWGSRNFLIFYLVAGIGGAVFHLLFSSVFQGIIPPVIGASGAIFGVMVAFGLLFPDRYILFYFFIPLKTKYFIAFLILINILAVDDAGSGVAHLAHLGGAVFGFLFLLFDKRLGFDIHQRMSGWKDSFYRGGKSRRPSNPFGSGGIFNRDEEEDRYTSRTTSYRDVEDASYKDVKKEEGEVSQEEIDRILDKISQSGYKNLTEDEKRILFEASRRMNKEDRR; encoded by the coding sequence ATGGGATGGAGTTATTTCCCTCCGGTTATCAAAAACTTGCTGATTATTAACGGTGTTATTTATTTACTGCAGAACTTAGCCGGGTCGGTCGTAATGGACGGTATGCGCGGTTCAGATGTTCTGCTTAAGTATTTCGCACTGATGTCCCCCGACTCCGGATATTTTCAGATCTGGCAGTTCATTACCTATCAGTTTATGCATGGCAGTTTCAGCCATCTGTTCTTTAACCTTTTTTCCTTATGGATGTTCGGGGCTGAACTGGAAAATATGTGGGGCTCACGTAATTTCCTGATATTCTATTTGGTTGCGGGAATAGGCGGAGCAGTTTTTCATCTGCTCTTTTCGTCGGTATTCCAGGGGATTATTCCTCCTGTCATTGGCGCATCAGGAGCAATATTCGGCGTGATGGTTGCTTTCGGCCTGCTGTTTCCTGACCGGTATATACTTTTTTACTTTTTTATTCCCCTAAAGACCAAGTATTTTATCGCTTTTCTGATTCTTATTAATATTCTTGCTGTGGATGATGCCGGCAGCGGTGTTGCTCATCTTGCCCATCTCGGCGGCGCGGTATTCGGATTTCTTTTCCTTTTGTTTGACAAGCGTCTCGGCTTTGATATACATCAGCGGATGTCCGGCTGGAAGGACAGTTTCTACCGCGGAGGTAAAAGCAGACGGCCATCAAATCCGTTCGGAAGCGGCGGCATATTCAACAGAGACGAAGAAGAGGACAGATATACTTCTCGTACCACTTCCTACCGCGATGTTGAAGATGCAAGTTATAAGGATGTGAAGAAAGAAGAGGGTGAAGTTTCTCAGGAAGAAATTGACCGCATTCTGGATAAAATAAGCCAGTCAGGCTATAAGAATCTGACTGAAGATGAAAAGCGGATACTTTTTGAAGCAAGCCGCCGTATGAACAAGGAAGACAGGAGATAA
- a CDS encoding phosphoglycerate kinase: MNKKTIDSVDLKGKRVLVRVDFNVPLDENLKVTDDKRIVESLPTIKKIVTSGGKAILMSHLGRPKGKVNPKYSLKPAALKLAELVGKEVVLAGDCIGIEAEKAVTAMSNGDIVLLENLRFHEEEEKNDDAFARQLASLGDIYVNDAFGSAHRAHASTEGVTKFLRPAVAGYLMEKELNYLGRAVASPERPYCAILGGAKISGKIDVINNLIDKVDTLIIGGGMAYTFYKAQGLEIGTSLLEAEKVDLAKELLDKLKASGKKFLLPVDVVVAPEFKDDSPQDVVPVTAMPSDKMGLDIGPETVKLFTDAIMASKTVVWNGPMGVFEFDNFAKGTNAIAQALADATKQGVVTVVGGGDSAAAIAKIGLETAVSHVSTGGGASLEFLEGKVLPGVEALDKN, from the coding sequence ATGAACAAAAAAACTATTGATTCCGTTGATCTGAAGGGCAAACGGGTCCTGGTCAGAGTTGACTTCAATGTTCCTCTGGATGAGAACCTGAAGGTAACCGATGACAAGAGAATCGTTGAATCCCTTCCGACAATAAAGAAAATCGTTACCTCAGGAGGAAAAGCAATCCTGATGAGCCACCTTGGCCGTCCGAAAGGAAAGGTCAATCCTAAATACTCCCTAAAACCGGCAGCTTTAAAGCTGGCTGAACTGGTGGGTAAGGAAGTGGTCCTGGCCGGCGACTGCATCGGCATTGAAGCTGAAAAAGCAGTTACAGCCATGAGCAATGGTGATATCGTCCTTCTTGAAAACCTCCGCTTCCACGAGGAAGAAGAGAAGAATGATGACGCTTTCGCCAGACAGCTTGCATCACTTGGTGATATCTATGTGAACGATGCATTTGGCAGTGCTCACCGCGCCCATGCTTCAACTGAAGGAGTAACCAAATTCCTTCGTCCGGCTGTGGCAGGTTATCTTATGGAAAAAGAACTGAACTACCTTGGCAGGGCAGTTGCTTCTCCTGAGAGACCCTACTGCGCAATTCTCGGCGGTGCCAAAATCTCAGGTAAAATTGATGTGATCAATAACCTGATTGATAAAGTTGACACACTGATTATTGGCGGCGGAATGGCATATACTTTCTACAAGGCACAGGGCCTGGAGATAGGAACTTCGCTGCTTGAAGCTGAAAAAGTAGATCTTGCAAAAGAACTGCTGGATAAGCTGAAAGCATCAGGAAAGAAATTCCTCCTGCCTGTTGATGTGGTTGTTGCACCTGAGTTCAAGGATGACTCCCCCCAGGATGTTGTACCGGTAACCGCCATGCCCTCTGACAAGATGGGCCTGGATATCGGACCGGAAACGGTGAAACTTTTTACTGACGCTATCATGGCCTCAAAGACGGTTGTCTGGAATGGTCCGATGGGTGTATTTGAGTTCGATAACTTTGCAAAGGGTACCAATGCTATCGCTCAGGCGCTGGCTGATGCCACAAAGCAGGGTGTGGTAACGGTGGTTGGCGGAGGTGACTCTGCTGCTGCAATTGCTAAAATCGGGCTTGAAACAGCAGTTTCGCATGTTTCAACCGGCGGCGGTGCCTCGCTTGAGTTCCTCGAGGGGAAAGTGCTCCCCGGAGTTGAAGCTCTCGATAAGAACTGA
- the gap gene encoding type I glyceraldehyde-3-phosphate dehydrogenase, protein MAVKVGINGFGRIGRLVFNALVEKGLLGKEVDVVAVVDVSTDAKYFAYQLKYDSVHGKLKAQLSTEKSDPSLADDDVFVVDGHKVKCVAATKDPSQLPWKELGVEYVIESTGLFTDSEKAKGHLAAGAKKVIISAPGKGDVKTVVMGVNDNEYEHDKHHIISNASCTTNCLAPVVHVLLKEGIGIETGLMTTIHAYTATQKTVDGPSKKDWRGGRAAAINIIPSSTGAAKAVGEVLPATKGKLTGMSFRVPTADVSVVDLTFRSVKETSIAEIDALLKKASETYLKGILGYTKEEVVSTDFIHDDRSSIYDSLATMQNNFKDEKRFFKIVSWYDNEWGYSCRVVDLLNKIAKMG, encoded by the coding sequence ATGGCAGTTAAAGTAGGTATAAATGGATTTGGCAGAATCGGACGGCTGGTTTTTAATGCACTGGTTGAAAAGGGACTGCTCGGTAAAGAAGTTGATGTGGTTGCTGTTGTTGATGTCAGCACCGATGCTAAGTATTTTGCGTATCAGTTAAAGTATGATTCAGTTCACGGAAAGCTGAAAGCTCAGCTCTCAACAGAGAAAAGTGATCCATCGCTTGCCGATGATGACGTATTTGTTGTTGACGGTCACAAGGTAAAATGTGTTGCCGCAACCAAAGACCCTTCCCAGCTCCCCTGGAAAGAACTCGGGGTTGAGTATGTGATTGAATCAACCGGACTTTTCACTGATTCCGAAAAAGCCAAAGGTCACCTGGCCGCTGGCGCTAAAAAAGTAATTATTTCAGCCCCTGGTAAAGGCGATGTTAAGACCGTGGTAATGGGCGTTAATGATAATGAATATGAGCACGATAAGCATCATATCATCTCAAACGCTTCCTGCACCACAAACTGTCTGGCTCCGGTTGTTCATGTCCTCCTGAAGGAAGGCATCGGCATCGAGACTGGTCTTATGACTACCATTCATGCTTATACAGCCACCCAGAAAACCGTTGACGGCCCTTCAAAGAAGGACTGGAGAGGCGGACGCGCTGCAGCTATTAACATTATCCCATCCTCCACCGGTGCTGCTAAAGCAGTGGGTGAAGTGCTTCCCGCAACCAAAGGCAAACTCACCGGAATGTCTTTCCGTGTTCCGACCGCTGACGTTTCAGTAGTTGACCTGACCTTCAGATCAGTAAAAGAAACCTCGATTGCGGAAATTGATGCTCTCCTGAAAAAAGCCTCAGAGACGTATCTGAAAGGCATCCTCGGATATACCAAAGAGGAAGTTGTTTCAACCGACTTTATTCATGACGACCGTTCATCAATCTATGACTCGCTTGCAACCATGCAGAATAACTTCAAGGATGAAAAGCGCTTCTTCAAGATTGTTTCCTGGTATGACAACGAGTGGGGTTATTCCTGCCGCGTTGTTGACCTGCTGAACAAAATCGCCAAAATGGGCTGA
- a CDS encoding DUF1819 family protein, with the protein MNINTDINLLGGLPDWNLITLFYQNTELATKSVDQIHTYTGLKTARSVTRFRKAIISTLLRFQFEEAEKLFSILLRLKGIDSDTRLYLFWNASFNNDLLHYLNSHVFFPALYSGRVSISKSETESCLRELRQSSDELRSWSEYTLTLTASKYLTLLKKFGLMEGSINKKINTIYLSDAMMAIYIYWLAAVSEMPNLLKSRWLQYSFMERESFLARITQKKFARYFSLVYTGDRLNIEPLIPSEELHEIIFKP; encoded by the coding sequence ATGAACATTAATACTGACATTAACCTCTTAGGCGGACTACCCGACTGGAATCTCATTACTCTGTTTTATCAGAATACAGAACTTGCCACTAAATCTGTTGACCAAATTCACACGTACACCGGGTTAAAAACCGCCAGATCTGTCACAAGATTCAGGAAGGCAATTATCTCTACTCTGCTCCGCTTTCAATTTGAAGAAGCAGAAAAACTATTCTCAATTCTTCTCAGACTCAAGGGTATTGATTCAGATACCCGCCTTTATCTTTTTTGGAATGCTTCATTCAATAATGATCTGTTACATTATCTGAACAGCCATGTCTTTTTTCCTGCACTCTACAGCGGAAGAGTTTCCATTTCCAAATCAGAAACAGAATCCTGCCTGCGGGAATTACGCCAGAGTTCAGATGAATTACGGTCATGGTCAGAATATACCCTGACCTTAACAGCCTCAAAATATCTGACACTCCTGAAAAAATTCGGCCTGATGGAAGGTTCAATCAATAAAAAAATTAACACCATCTATTTGTCAGATGCCATGATGGCAATCTATATATACTGGCTGGCTGCGGTAAGCGAAATGCCAAACCTGCTTAAAAGCAGATGGCTGCAATACAGCTTTATGGAGAGGGAGAGTTTTCTTGCAAGAATTACCCAGAAAAAGTTTGCCCGGTATTTTTCATTGGTATATACGGGAGACCGGCTGAATATTGAACCACTCATTCCAAGTGAGGAACTGCATGAAATCATTTTCAAACCCTGA
- the brxC gene encoding BREX system P-loop protein BrxC, translated as MKIKDILTIDLSEDIKNVIDLEDISELEIKTEIDHYIVTDGLAGSYSEFLRIYTSNIRETGVWISGFYGSGKSYFGKLLGYLLSNRIIAGTPARQRILQRFTGITDEELVKNSIFGLDAVSSKVIFLDVAKQDTSKGLAFTLFKGFLRSEGFPDNEHGVFLYKLMVSEGKTDINEFVSTWIKKDWATLRDNTFKYAPAIREIYIASGKTDADYQNLITSVRREIDQFSAARLKEELENYLAIKKNEKIVFMFDETSEAVSQQKFSLLDLEGVSEALSSLGGKVWTIAIAQEKLDDVINNSNVDRAQLTKVTDRFKTKIHLEATEVDVIIRNRLLRKNEKGLKQLSEYYVKNSGKIADHASLHGAGVSKTDNEESYATYYPFYKYQFDLLQNFLFGTKGYASTKVAARGMIITTYDILRQEVQHTDLFHTVTGWHIAKEGQPQPPVRLVSRYTNAERSLAEAKSPVNGRRLLETINFLTEAEITPPTLPNITRSFISDPDQFHKTQEQILKALDILVDAKILLENNKTYRITSDIEQRLLDEMNGFTVQSFAKKKQLTTAYKSSEMVKSSARVSDNGLQYDFYITTDNDDELTPAKQKYLQVKIKSIYNFSDDRSADISALRARHQNDKDLLWLVPDNASFREIDRLIDEAERISYLEQKYSNPQSEEGRILMSFSAAKEEKLRRVTDLVNAALQNSTIIYMYNLTEITPSACLSELQKQQKQMIGNVYSKRLSSQLNDTIAASVIKETNNSRLHQYFNGSDFLFFDAQGSFTGANLKVTEEIIFKIRNTFVDGVALETELEKPPAGYTFGTVISSVAALMRGGKIIARHNGTDKFSWRDNGTADIFSSAREFRKASFKAVSKSLSLAQKQELAETIMNLNPEFYTDRHIDYNTSDFDLVNTIRDISVKLADRTDVLGKNVKEFGRLFPAAVKSGSFLGGLAGAVSEANYIDKAEEFLKIKDEFSAAVSEIEKTDKFVADRFPKVHEWKLFADAVNDELTKSAAASPDIQKQLSEFALLLSGDVVANFAQLQQAAQKIKDEYHRIFSGAMKTCADGYSQLAAVAENLIAEIHSLPDGLNSSAKEKAEALARFAQHRKNPAVSLGFDVKDQQSRFTYSEVLSFIELLPGKKTEAEIIRAGLVREKLPEPAAGNQTAPAVKKFRIRVPSGSMKVSDYRNWLQGELHKIAGASDNDEVEINS; from the coding sequence ATGAAAATAAAAGATATTCTTACCATTGATTTATCTGAAGACATTAAAAATGTTATTGATCTTGAAGATATTTCCGAACTTGAGATAAAAACTGAAATTGATCACTACATTGTTACAGACGGTCTTGCCGGTTCATATTCAGAATTCCTCCGGATTTATACGTCTAATATCAGGGAGACCGGAGTATGGATATCCGGGTTTTACGGTTCCGGAAAATCCTATTTCGGAAAACTGCTCGGCTATCTTTTAAGCAACCGCATTATTGCCGGCACGCCTGCCCGGCAGCGTATATTGCAAAGGTTTACAGGAATTACTGATGAAGAGCTGGTAAAAAATTCCATTTTTGGCCTGGATGCTGTCTCTTCAAAAGTGATTTTTCTTGATGTGGCAAAACAGGATACTTCAAAGGGGCTGGCGTTCACCCTCTTTAAGGGATTTTTGCGCTCTGAGGGATTTCCCGATAACGAACATGGAGTGTTTCTTTACAAACTCATGGTAAGCGAAGGCAAAACAGATATCAATGAGTTTGTATCAACCTGGATCAAGAAAGACTGGGCCACCTTAAGAGATAACACTTTTAAATATGCCCCGGCAATACGGGAAATATATATTGCTTCAGGAAAAACCGATGCTGATTACCAGAATCTGATTACCTCAGTGAGGCGCGAAATTGACCAATTCAGCGCGGCCCGGCTTAAAGAAGAGCTTGAAAACTATCTGGCGATAAAGAAGAATGAAAAAATTGTCTTTATGTTTGATGAGACCAGTGAAGCCGTAAGCCAGCAGAAATTCTCCCTGCTTGATCTTGAGGGAGTAAGTGAAGCGCTCTCTTCACTTGGAGGCAAAGTGTGGACTATTGCCATTGCGCAGGAAAAACTTGATGATGTAATAAACAACTCCAATGTTGACCGTGCGCAGCTTACTAAAGTTACCGACCGGTTTAAAACAAAAATTCATCTTGAGGCAACCGAAGTTGATGTCATCATACGCAACCGGCTGCTCAGAAAAAATGAAAAGGGGCTTAAGCAGCTCTCAGAGTACTACGTAAAAAACTCCGGCAAGATAGCAGACCATGCTTCCCTTCATGGTGCCGGTGTAAGTAAAACTGACAATGAAGAATCATACGCCACCTATTATCCTTTTTATAAGTATCAGTTCGACCTGCTGCAGAACTTTCTTTTCGGCACAAAAGGATATGCTTCAACAAAAGTTGCGGCACGCGGCATGATTATCACCACCTATGATATACTCCGCCAGGAAGTGCAGCATACTGATCTCTTTCATACGGTAACCGGCTGGCACATCGCCAAGGAAGGACAGCCCCAGCCGCCGGTCCGGCTGGTCAGCAGGTATACTAACGCGGAAAGAAGCCTGGCCGAAGCTAAATCCCCCGTTAATGGCAGGCGTTTGCTCGAAACAATTAACTTTCTGACTGAGGCAGAAATAACTCCGCCAACGCTCCCCAATATAACCCGGTCTTTTATCAGTGACCCCGACCAGTTTCATAAAACGCAGGAACAAATACTTAAAGCGCTTGATATCCTGGTTGATGCTAAAATTCTTCTGGAAAATAATAAAACATACAGAATTACCTCAGACATTGAACAACGGCTCCTTGATGAGATGAACGGGTTTACTGTACAAAGCTTTGCCAAGAAAAAGCAGCTTACCACGGCATATAAATCTTCGGAAATGGTTAAATCATCAGCCCGCGTTTCTGACAACGGCCTGCAGTATGATTTTTATATAACCACTGATAATGACGATGAACTTACCCCGGCAAAACAGAAGTATCTTCAGGTCAAAATAAAAAGTATTTACAATTTTTCAGATGACCGCTCCGCAGATATTTCCGCTCTCAGGGCACGGCACCAGAACGATAAAGACCTGCTCTGGCTGGTACCTGATAACGCCTCATTCAGAGAAATTGACCGCCTGATTGATGAAGCTGAACGAATCAGCTATCTCGAACAAAAATACAGCAACCCTCAGTCAGAAGAAGGGAGAATCCTGATGAGCTTTTCAGCAGCTAAGGAGGAAAAACTCAGACGGGTTACTGATCTGGTGAATGCCGCCCTTCAAAACTCCACCATCATCTATATGTATAATCTGACAGAAATTACCCCCTCTGCCTGCCTGAGTGAGCTGCAGAAACAGCAAAAGCAGATGATCGGTAATGTTTACAGCAAACGGCTGTCTTCACAGCTAAATGACACCATAGCTGCTTCAGTTATTAAGGAAACGAATAACTCACGGCTACATCAGTATTTTAACGGAAGCGACTTCCTCTTTTTTGACGCCCAGGGGAGCTTTACCGGCGCAAATCTGAAAGTTACTGAGGAAATTATTTTCAAGATCAGGAATACTTTTGTTGACGGTGTTGCTCTCGAAACAGAACTTGAAAAACCGCCGGCAGGATATACATTCGGAACCGTTATCTCATCGGTTGCAGCGCTGATGCGCGGCGGAAAGATTATTGCACGCCATAACGGAACAGATAAATTTTCCTGGAGAGATAACGGTACGGCTGATATATTCTCCTCAGCCAGGGAATTCAGAAAAGCATCTTTTAAGGCAGTTTCCAAATCACTTTCCCTTGCACAGAAGCAGGAACTGGCTGAAACTATCATGAATCTTAACCCCGAGTTCTATACGGACCGGCATATTGATTATAATACCAGTGACTTTGATCTGGTTAACACCATTCGTGATATATCAGTAAAATTAGCCGACAGAACAGATGTGCTTGGCAAGAATGTAAAGGAGTTCGGAAGACTTTTCCCCGCGGCAGTAAAAAGCGGCAGCTTTCTTGGCGGACTTGCCGGCGCGGTGAGTGAGGCAAATTATATTGATAAAGCAGAAGAATTTCTTAAGATAAAAGATGAATTCTCAGCAGCGGTCAGTGAAATTGAAAAAACTGACAAATTCGTTGCAGACCGCTTCCCCAAAGTGCATGAGTGGAAACTATTTGCGGATGCAGTAAATGATGAACTGACAAAATCAGCGGCTGCAAGTCCGGATATACAAAAGCAGCTGAGTGAATTTGCCTTACTGCTTAGCGGCGACGTTGTAGCAAACTTTGCACAATTGCAGCAGGCAGCACAAAAAATAAAAGATGAGTATCACCGCATTTTCAGCGGGGCAATGAAAACCTGCGCTGACGGGTATTCACAACTGGCGGCCGTTGCTGAAAATCTGATTGCAGAGATACACTCACTTCCTGACGGACTGAACAGCAGTGCAAAGGAAAAAGCCGAAGCTCTTGCCCGGTTTGCTCAGCACAGAAAAAACCCCGCTGTTTCTCTTGGTTTTGATGTAAAAGACCAGCAGAGCAGGTTCACTTATTCTGAGGTCCTCTCATTTATTGAATTGCTCCCCGGTAAAAAAACCGAAGCTGAAATTATCAGAGCAGGTCTTGTGAGAGAAAAACTGCCTGAACCCGCTGCCGGCAATCAGACCGCACCTGCGGTAAAAAAATTCAGGATCAGGGTACCTTCCGGCAGCATGAAAGTATCTGATTACCGGAACTGGCTGCAAGGAGAATTGCATAAAATTGCCGGTGCCTCCGATAATGATGAAGTGGAAATTAATTCCTGA